Proteins from a genomic interval of Gluconacetobacter diazotrophicus PA1 5:
- the glgB gene encoding 1,4-alpha-glucan branching protein GlgB — protein MNAARNDCTYTLPSGTEDLLAGTCPDPFSILGRHPHGRVDIVRAFCPDARGVRLVVQRPRSGPAERPMRLVDDRGLYVGTVPAGARYRLKIGWADGWEEIDDPYSFGLLLGDLDLHLFTQGLHRDLDRVMGAQAMTVDGVAGVRFAVWAPNAFRVSVIGDFNVWDGRRHPMRLRHAAGIWELFIPGIGPGERYKYEILDAERRLLPPKADPMALAAEQPPATASVVADPTPFEWTDAAWMENRQDRQGITAPLSIYEVHAASWRRPEGDPQGIMHWDRLERELIPYVVEMGFSHIELMPIMEHPFDGSWGYQTLGLYAPSARFGSPRQFASFVNACHNAGLGVILDWVPAHFPSDAHGLALFDGSFLYEHQDRREGFHPDWNTLIYNFGRHEIRGFLIGSALMWLRRYHIDGLRVDAVASMLYRDYSRREGEWISNIHGGRENLEAIAFLRGLNTTIAELCPSAVMMAEESTAWPGVSQPVVDGGLGFSYKWNMGWMHDTLAYMSRDPIWRRYHHSEIMFGLHYAFSERFVLPLSHDEVVHGKGSLIARMPGDEWRKHAGLRAYFAFMWAHPGKKLLFMGGELAQPHEWHADGELAWYGLAQPLVQGVQTLVRDVNRLYAAYPALHRADCTPDGFAWVIGDDSDNAVFAWLRMAPGVAPVLVVCNMTPIPRPLYRVGVPCGGYWRELLNTDAGEYAGSGMGNGGGAQALPEPSHGYDQSCVLVLPPLAVLYLSPESFGGGWA, from the coding sequence ATGAATGCTGCCCGGAACGACTGTACCTACACCCTTCCATCGGGGACCGAAGACCTGCTTGCCGGAACCTGTCCCGATCCGTTCTCCATCCTGGGGCGGCACCCGCATGGCCGCGTGGACATCGTCCGCGCCTTCTGCCCCGACGCGCGGGGGGTGCGGCTGGTGGTGCAGCGCCCGCGCTCGGGCCCGGCCGAACGCCCCATGCGCCTGGTCGACGACCGGGGCCTGTATGTCGGCACCGTCCCCGCCGGGGCGCGCTACCGGCTGAAGATCGGCTGGGCCGACGGGTGGGAGGAGATCGACGATCCGTATTCCTTCGGGCTGCTGCTGGGCGATCTGGACCTGCATCTGTTCACCCAGGGCCTGCATCGCGACCTGGATCGCGTGATGGGCGCGCAGGCCATGACCGTGGACGGCGTGGCCGGGGTGCGTTTCGCGGTCTGGGCGCCCAATGCCTTCCGCGTCTCGGTGATCGGCGACTTCAATGTGTGGGACGGCCGCCGCCATCCGATGCGCCTGCGCCATGCCGCCGGGATCTGGGAACTGTTCATTCCCGGCATCGGCCCCGGCGAGCGCTACAAGTATGAAATCCTGGATGCCGAACGCCGCCTGCTGCCGCCCAAGGCCGACCCGATGGCGCTGGCGGCGGAACAGCCGCCCGCCACGGCCTCGGTCGTGGCCGATCCCACGCCGTTCGAATGGACCGACGCCGCCTGGATGGAAAACCGCCAGGACCGGCAAGGCATCACCGCCCCGCTGTCGATCTACGAAGTCCATGCCGCGTCATGGCGCCGTCCGGAGGGCGACCCGCAGGGCATCATGCACTGGGACCGGCTGGAGCGGGAACTGATCCCCTACGTGGTGGAAATGGGGTTCAGCCATATCGAGCTGATGCCCATCATGGAACATCCCTTCGACGGGTCCTGGGGGTACCAGACGCTGGGGCTGTACGCGCCCTCGGCGCGCTTCGGCTCGCCCCGGCAGTTCGCCTCGTTCGTGAATGCCTGCCACAATGCGGGGCTGGGGGTGATCCTGGACTGGGTGCCGGCGCATTTTCCCTCCGACGCGCATGGCCTGGCCCTGTTCGATGGGTCTTTCCTGTACGAGCACCAGGATCGGCGTGAAGGATTCCATCCCGACTGGAACACGCTGATCTACAATTTCGGCCGGCACGAAATCCGCGGTTTCCTGATCGGCAGCGCCCTGATGTGGCTGCGGCGCTATCATATCGACGGGCTGCGGGTCGATGCCGTGGCCTCGATGCTCTATCGCGACTACAGCCGGCGCGAGGGGGAATGGATCTCGAACATCCATGGCGGGCGCGAAAACCTGGAAGCGATCGCGTTCCTTCGCGGCCTGAACACCACGATCGCGGAACTCTGCCCCTCGGCGGTCATGATGGCGGAGGAATCGACGGCCTGGCCCGGCGTCAGCCAGCCGGTCGTCGATGGCGGGCTGGGCTTTTCCTACAAATGGAACATGGGCTGGATGCACGACACGCTGGCCTACATGTCGCGCGACCCGATCTGGCGGCGCTATCACCATTCCGAAATCATGTTCGGCCTGCACTACGCTTTTTCGGAACGATTCGTGCTGCCCCTGTCGCATGACGAGGTCGTGCACGGCAAGGGCTCGCTGATCGCGCGCATGCCCGGTGACGAATGGCGCAAGCATGCCGGTCTGCGCGCCTATTTCGCCTTCATGTGGGCCCATCCGGGCAAGAAGCTGCTGTTCATGGGCGGCGAACTGGCCCAGCCGCACGAATGGCATGCCGATGGCGAACTGGCCTGGTACGGTCTGGCGCAGCCGCTGGTCCAGGGGGTGCAGACCCTGGTCCGCGACGTCAACCGGCTGTATGCCGCCTATCCCGCCCTGCATCGTGCCGACTGCACGCCCGACGGCTTCGCCTGGGTGATCGGCGACGACAGCGACAACGCCGTCTTCGCCTGGCTGCGCATGGCACCGGGCGTCGCCCCGGTGCTGGTGGTGTGCAACATGACGCCGATACCCCGCCCGCTATATCGCGTCGGCGTGCCGTGCGGCGGATACTGGCGCGAACTGCTGAATACCGATGCCGGAGAGTACGCGGGTTCGGGCATGGGCAACGGCGGCGGCGCGCAGGCCCTGCCCGAGCCGTCGCATGGCTACGACCAGTCCTGCGTGCTGGTCCTGCCGCCCCTGGCGGTGCTGTACCTCTCGCCCGAATCCTTTGGCGGGGGCTGGGCATGA
- a CDS encoding helix-turn-helix domain-containing protein, translating into MRSACGKDSGAHLSCRPPAGAGTGEVAKSWQRCAGSYQLDPAQGWRAEILSGAEFRHISGRSATLLKMAVPEMRRLFTLVQGLNLMVLLADSDATILARSVDETHLLTCRRLQLREGAMWDERVAGTNGIGTSVRDGCPIFLGEGEHWRFCFSLLASYAAPIFDSQGRVAGAINLAALSGDSTRPVASLVLETLLQSARRIEERLFRERYVGQRVLTLGPDEGCSAPLVSINDDGQITGATHAARSLAGWTDDMIQKHPNLLTKLESSSEISFQKAEEHVLRSALAMSLGNASAAARSLGISRATLYRKLKSLGLT; encoded by the coding sequence ATGAGGTCGGCTTGCGGCAAGGATTCCGGTGCCCATCTGTCGTGCCGTCCCCCCGCGGGGGCCGGCACCGGCGAGGTCGCGAAATCCTGGCAACGGTGCGCGGGATCGTATCAGCTTGACCCGGCCCAGGGATGGCGGGCGGAAATCCTCTCCGGCGCGGAGTTCCGCCATATCAGCGGCCGTTCCGCGACCCTGCTGAAGATGGCGGTCCCCGAGATGCGCCGGCTGTTCACCCTGGTGCAGGGGCTGAACCTGATGGTGCTCCTGGCCGATTCCGATGCCACGATCCTGGCGCGCAGCGTCGATGAAACGCACCTGCTCACCTGCCGGCGGCTGCAGTTGCGCGAGGGCGCGATGTGGGACGAGCGCGTGGCGGGAACCAACGGCATCGGCACGTCCGTCCGGGACGGCTGCCCCATCTTCCTGGGCGAGGGCGAGCACTGGCGTTTCTGCTTCTCGCTCCTGGCCAGCTATGCCGCGCCGATTTTCGATTCACAGGGGCGCGTCGCGGGGGCGATCAACCTCGCGGCCCTCAGCGGAGATTCGACACGCCCCGTGGCGTCCCTGGTGCTGGAAACGCTGCTGCAATCGGCACGCCGGATCGAGGAACGGCTGTTCCGGGAACGCTATGTGGGCCAGCGGGTGCTGACCCTCGGTCCTGACGAAGGGTGTTCGGCGCCGCTGGTCTCCATCAATGATGACGGGCAGATCACCGGTGCGACCCATGCCGCGCGCAGTCTTGCGGGCTGGACCGACGACATGATCCAGAAACATCCCAACCTTCTGACCAAGCTGGAATCCAGCAGCGAGATCAGCTTCCAGAAGGCCGAGGAGCATGTCCTCCGCTCCGCCCTGGCAATGTCGCTGGGCAATGCCAGCGCGGCGGCGCGCAGCCTGGGAATCAGCCGCGCCACGCTGTATCGCAAATTGAAATCCCTCGGCCTGACATAG
- the glgA gene encoding glycogen synthase GlgA, producing the protein MDRHHQAPPGLIRVLSVASEMFPFVKTGGLGDVVGSLPVALRAEGIAVTTLLPGYPAVLDALEGPVRVAELTPLPGVTVSVLEGHAAGHHLLVIDCPTLFRRKGNPYLAPEGVDWPDNGVRFATLSRVAATIAQGQVAAFCPDLVLAHDWQSGLTAAYLHYDGLPAAPVVHTIHNLAFQGRFPARDLEQFGLPPHAFAMEGVEYHGDIGFLKAGLYFATWITTVSPTYAREIQSPEWGMGLEGLLRTRSDRLIGILNGIDTTDWNPATDPAVLFPYQVGDIRGRHPNKRAFQAEFGLRQDPDVFLLGLVSRMTGQKGVDILAEVVPRVLDDRTQIVVVGSGDAAMEQAFARLSRRFPDRMACHIGYSEPLGHRIQASADSLLIPSRFEPCGLTQLCAVRYGCVPIAARVGGLADTIIDANTAAMTSDVATGLLFGPTDADTLVGAIRRGAMLFRHPPYWASLQRNGARYDVSWGHKAHEYAQLFRRVLGRNDATLADPDQDFVSPRRRTLGHRPRMQGPTGAPGRAGRLPAPIARRARVRANDLLARPH; encoded by the coding sequence ATGGATCGTCACCATCAGGCGCCTCCCGGTTTGATCCGGGTGCTTTCCGTCGCTTCGGAAATGTTTCCGTTCGTCAAGACGGGGGGGCTTGGTGATGTGGTCGGATCGTTGCCTGTCGCGCTGCGCGCCGAGGGCATCGCCGTGACGACGCTGCTGCCCGGCTACCCTGCGGTGCTGGACGCGCTGGAAGGCCCGGTCCGGGTGGCGGAACTCACGCCCCTGCCGGGGGTCACGGTGTCGGTGCTGGAGGGCCATGCCGCCGGGCATCATCTGCTGGTCATCGACTGTCCGACCCTGTTCCGGCGCAAGGGCAATCCATACCTTGCCCCCGAGGGGGTGGACTGGCCCGACAACGGCGTGCGGTTTGCAACCTTGTCGCGCGTGGCGGCCACGATCGCGCAGGGCCAGGTCGCGGCCTTCTGTCCGGACCTGGTGCTGGCCCATGACTGGCAGTCGGGGCTGACGGCGGCCTATCTGCATTATGACGGCCTGCCCGCCGCGCCGGTGGTGCATACCATCCACAACCTCGCCTTCCAGGGACGCTTTCCCGCCAGGGACCTGGAACAGTTCGGCCTGCCGCCGCATGCGTTTGCGATGGAGGGCGTGGAATATCATGGCGATATCGGCTTCCTGAAGGCCGGCCTGTATTTCGCGACCTGGATCACCACCGTCTCGCCGACCTATGCCCGGGAAATCCAGAGCCCCGAATGGGGCATGGGGCTGGAGGGACTGCTGCGGACGCGGTCGGACCGGCTGATCGGAATCCTGAACGGGATCGACACGACCGACTGGAACCCGGCGACCGATCCCGCCGTGCTGTTTCCCTACCAGGTGGGCGACATACGCGGCCGCCACCCCAACAAGCGCGCCTTCCAGGCCGAATTCGGCCTGCGCCAGGACCCGGACGTGTTCCTGCTGGGCCTGGTCAGCCGCATGACGGGGCAGAAGGGGGTGGATATCCTGGCCGAGGTGGTGCCGCGCGTCCTTGACGACCGGACGCAGATCGTCGTCGTCGGCAGCGGCGACGCGGCCATGGAACAGGCTTTCGCCCGGCTGTCGCGCCGTTTCCCGGACCGTATGGCGTGCCATATCGGGTATAGCGAGCCGCTGGGCCACCGCATCCAGGCCTCGGCCGACAGCCTGCTGATCCCGTCGCGCTTCGAACCGTGCGGCCTGACGCAGCTCTGCGCGGTCCGCTATGGCTGCGTCCCCATCGCGGCGCGGGTCGGCGGCCTGGCCGACACCATCATCGACGCCAACACGGCGGCCATGACCAGCGACGTCGCGACCGGCCTGCTGTTCGGGCCGACCGATGCCGACACCCTGGTGGGTGCGATCCGGCGCGGCGCCATGCTGTTCCGCCATCCGCCCTACTGGGCCAGCCTGCAGCGCAACGGTGCGCGGTACGATGTCTCCTGGGGGCACAAGGCGCATGAATACGCGCAATTGTTCCGCCGCGTGCTGGGCCGCAATGACGCCACGCTGGCCGATCCGGACCAGGATTTCGTCAGTCCGCGGCGGCGCACGCTGGGTCACCGACCCCGCATGCAGGGTCCCACGGGCGCGCCCGGACGGGCAGGGCGGCTGCCCGCCCCCATCGCCCGCCGCGCGCGCGTCCGTGCCAACGATCTGCTTGCCCGCCCGCACTGA
- a CDS encoding TetR/AcrR family transcriptional regulator, with amino-acid sequence MARPVDPDLRPRLLENIITYVQDHGVTAFSLRPLAAAIGTSHRTILYHFGSREQVLCTVFDTMREAAAAEITARLPAQGDPRLIFRALWRHLAAPQRRATLRLFYEMYAIATRDPERFGDYTRRTAQFWLDTIQARFRNAGEAPERARLLAGMTVAMFRGATLELAATDDVERLTGVVDAFLDLLPLAGDAP; translated from the coding sequence ATGGCCCGCCCTGTCGACCCGGACCTGCGTCCGCGCCTGCTTGAAAACATCATCACCTATGTCCAGGACCACGGCGTGACGGCGTTCTCGCTGCGCCCGCTGGCGGCGGCCATCGGGACCAGCCATCGGACGATCCTGTATCATTTCGGATCGCGCGAGCAGGTGCTCTGCACCGTCTTCGACACGATGCGCGAGGCCGCCGCCGCCGAAATCACGGCACGGCTGCCGGCGCAGGGGGACCCGCGCCTGATCTTCCGGGCGCTCTGGCGGCACCTCGCCGCGCCGCAGCGGCGCGCGACATTGCGGCTGTTCTACGAAATGTATGCGATCGCGACGCGCGATCCCGAACGGTTCGGCGATTATACGCGGCGCACGGCGCAATTCTGGCTGGATACGATACAGGCACGCTTCCGCAACGCGGGCGAAGCGCCCGAGCGGGCGCGGCTGCTGGCCGGCATGACGGTCGCCATGTTTCGCGGCGCGACGCTGGAACTGGCCGCGACGGACGACGTCGAGCGCCTGACGGGCGTGGTCGATGCGTTTCTCGATCTCCTGCCGCTGGCGGGGGATGCGCCATGA
- a CDS encoding heparan-alpha-glucosaminide N-acetyltransferase domain-containing protein — protein MTRSGRIAGIDAARGAIMMIMASDHVNALVVRRHSTEFWAGLWTRYGTGPADLVQLGFRVLSDLCAPGFFFWMGGGVALLASRRTEWSRTRLGAQVALRGAILMLLSTLVEVPAWLVGIHGDHTGKHLGGWPGAGPAIHLPVTVLTTLGLSMMVLAAVQPLLRWRVATLGVAALCVLSPSLFLPDDGMQSVGRLARLGLVAGQTGGLYVEYPLLPWLGVALFGHVFAQCLTQWRAGTLRAALWIGIGCLVAALVLRWHGTAGNLRPPRDGSWREFFNLVKYPPSPVFILAMLGGNLCLFRALWRHADGWFGRLCVGFGRAPLVFYLAHLWLFAVIGSVFFPMGTHYAVGVLVWLAGLWPLHRLCTGFARMRRGRPPSSWMHLV, from the coding sequence ATGACCCGGTCGGGACGCATTGCCGGGATCGACGCGGCGCGGGGCGCGATCATGATGATCATGGCGTCCGACCATGTGAATGCGCTGGTCGTTCGTCGTCATTCGACCGAGTTCTGGGCCGGGTTGTGGACACGGTACGGCACCGGCCCGGCCGACCTGGTCCAGTTGGGATTCCGCGTCCTGTCGGATCTGTGCGCGCCGGGCTTCTTCTTCTGGATGGGCGGCGGGGTGGCCCTGCTGGCCAGCCGCAGGACCGAATGGTCCCGGACGCGGCTGGGCGCGCAGGTCGCGCTGCGCGGCGCGATCCTGATGCTGCTGAGCACGCTTGTGGAGGTTCCGGCCTGGCTGGTCGGCATCCATGGCGACCATACCGGCAAGCATCTCGGCGGCTGGCCCGGGGCGGGACCGGCGATCCACCTGCCGGTCACGGTGCTGACCACGCTGGGATTGTCGATGATGGTGCTGGCGGCAGTGCAGCCGCTGCTGCGATGGCGGGTGGCGACGCTGGGGGTCGCGGCGCTGTGCGTGCTGTCGCCGTCCCTGTTCCTGCCGGACGATGGCATGCAGTCGGTGGGAAGGCTGGCGCGGCTGGGGCTGGTCGCGGGGCAGACGGGCGGCCTGTACGTCGAATATCCGCTGCTGCCCTGGCTGGGCGTGGCGCTGTTCGGGCATGTCTTCGCACAATGCCTGACGCAGTGGCGGGCCGGGACGCTACGCGCGGCGCTGTGGATCGGGATCGGATGCCTCGTCGCGGCGCTGGTGCTGCGCTGGCACGGGACGGCCGGCAATCTGCGCCCGCCGCGCGACGGATCATGGCGGGAATTCTTCAACCTTGTGAAATATCCGCCGTCTCCCGTGTTCATCCTGGCGATGCTGGGGGGAAACCTGTGCCTGTTCCGGGCCCTGTGGCGCCACGCGGACGGATGGTTCGGGCGGCTGTGCGTCGGGTTCGGCCGCGCGCCGCTGGTCTTCTACCTGGCCCACCTGTGGCTGTTCGCCGTGATCGGTTCGGTGTTTTTTCCGATGGGCACGCATTACGCCGTCGGGGTGCTGGTCTGGCTTGCCGGCCTCTGGCCGCTCCACCGGTTATGCACGGGGTTCGCGCGGATGCGGCGAGGCCGGCCGCCTTCGTCCTGGATGCATCTGGTGTGA
- a CDS encoding transporter, translating into MRRLATAGIMLLGTTKAHASDITLGIIGPHEYDLPVDFQPFNVLVQYGDGNAAGSTYNSLGQRRAEGGSHTWSGLTKYVHFRSFEAIPHVGFAFELIQGESYTLANGTSSGGLGPTIVGPAAWFKPNAHSTFGFQTFMQTPLGTRTATSPEYWSNISSFIFDYEWKHFSFDGDAGTVTGSTRHVKGQHSYDPGVVFYTNLRFSWKATKLIEPFFAFDWQNVTGTYDHTAGRDLDDSNSREVAMGPGLMFNISQHLSFTTRYQHSVEGRNTPESNAYYVKFVYLW; encoded by the coding sequence ATGCGTCGCCTCGCGACGGCCGGCATCATGTTGCTCGGCACGACGAAGGCCCATGCCTCGGACATCACCCTTGGCATCATCGGACCGCACGAATACGACCTGCCCGTCGATTTCCAGCCGTTCAACGTGCTGGTGCAGTACGGTGACGGCAACGCCGCGGGAAGCACCTATAACAGCCTCGGCCAGCGCCGGGCCGAGGGGGGCAGCCATACCTGGTCCGGCCTGACGAAATACGTCCATTTCCGCAGTTTCGAGGCGATCCCGCATGTCGGCTTCGCGTTCGAACTGATCCAGGGCGAAAGCTACACGCTGGCGAACGGCACCAGTTCCGGCGGGCTCGGCCCCACCATCGTCGGCCCCGCCGCCTGGTTCAAGCCGAACGCCCACAGCACGTTCGGCTTCCAGACCTTCATGCAGACGCCCCTGGGCACCAGGACCGCGACATCGCCCGAATACTGGTCGAATATCTCAAGCTTCATATTCGATTATGAATGGAAGCATTTCAGCTTCGACGGCGACGCCGGGACGGTCACCGGATCGACCAGGCATGTAAAGGGCCAGCACAGCTACGACCCCGGTGTCGTCTTCTACACCAACCTGCGCTTCAGTTGGAAAGCCACGAAGCTGATCGAACCGTTCTTCGCGTTCGACTGGCAGAACGTGACGGGGACCTACGACCACACCGCCGGCAGGGACCTCGATGATTCGAACAGCCGCGAAGTGGCCATGGGCCCGGGGCTGATGTTCAACATCTCGCAGCACCTGTCCTTCACGACGCGCTACCAGCACTCGGTCGAGGGCCGCAATACCCCGGAAAGCAACGCCTATTACGTCAAGTTCGTTTATCTCTGGTAA
- a CDS encoding membrane-bound PQQ-dependent dehydrogenase, glucose/quinate/shikimate family, whose amino-acid sequence MRDSLTRAGSIITSVLLALTGLFLFFGGAELLFLGGSWFYALAGAVMLGIAAGAIRAPKLAIRLYAGLLLVATAWSLFEVGFNIWGLEVRLMTLVGIGAWMLLPWVWRTSPSWLADKRDMLGALAVACLALVISCFTSYSIDGTLPADRMAAQGQPDPASDGVADADWTAYGRTVGGDRYSPLGQITRTNISHLQRAWMTRTGDVQQDGEGTVAGPDQGHEFNLELTPIKVGNTLYLCTPHSWVMALDAATGKVKWKFDPHPATADLAKNVYLACRGVSYYRIPDDIQTSCRTRIYSPVADVRMVALDAETGKPCEDFGDHGFISMRDYLGHVPHGFHFITSPPMVAKNRLITGGWIFDNQANFEPSGAIRAFDATTGAIAWAWDAGHTPETWTPGPNDVLTRDTPNAWGVYTADLNLGLVYIPTGNSPPDNWGGSRRPFDDATSSATIALDIVTGERRWTYQTVHHDLWDMDIPSGPSMVDLPGQNGESVPALVQSTKRGEFFVLDRRTGQPVPGYPVEERPVPTAGHAPDDRVSPTQPYPAAMPSLTPANLKESDMWGATLLDQMLCRIEYRQSAYEGQFTPPHVGKTTIVYPAFYGVVDWQGITIDPQRKILLANASYLPFRIRLEKRQTLEAPGTLPKWNGQGEEPAAKGDALSVSPDYGTPYIAYTNPWLNPLQIPCKGPVWGTLTAIDLVTKKIVWQHPVGTTRDTGPFRTHNNLPLPTGMYNIGGNIVTKGGVVFMGATADDYLRAFDLATGQVIWRDRLPAGGQATPMSYEVGGKQYVLMAAGGHGGLGTRSGDYIIAYTLDGTQGATVQ is encoded by the coding sequence ATGCGAGACAGTCTGACGAGGGCGGGGTCGATCATAACCTCCGTCCTGCTGGCCTTGACCGGGCTCTTTCTATTCTTTGGCGGAGCGGAACTTCTGTTCCTGGGCGGCTCCTGGTTCTATGCCCTGGCGGGTGCCGTCATGCTGGGCATCGCGGCCGGCGCCATCCGGGCCCCGAAACTGGCTATCCGCCTCTATGCGGGGCTGCTGCTGGTCGCGACGGCCTGGTCGCTGTTCGAGGTCGGGTTCAATATCTGGGGGCTGGAAGTGCGCCTGATGACCCTGGTCGGCATCGGGGCATGGATGCTGCTGCCGTGGGTGTGGCGCACCAGCCCAAGCTGGCTGGCCGACAAGCGCGACATGCTCGGCGCGCTCGCCGTCGCCTGCCTGGCGCTGGTGATCAGTTGCTTCACCTCCTATTCCATCGACGGCACGCTTCCCGCCGACCGCATGGCCGCCCAGGGCCAGCCGGACCCGGCGTCGGACGGCGTGGCCGACGCGGACTGGACGGCCTATGGCCGCACCGTCGGCGGTGACCGCTATTCACCCCTGGGGCAGATCACCCGGACCAATATCAGCCACCTGCAGCGCGCCTGGATGACGCGCACGGGCGACGTCCAGCAGGACGGCGAGGGCACGGTCGCGGGCCCGGACCAGGGGCACGAATTCAACCTGGAACTGACGCCGATCAAGGTTGGAAACACGCTGTACCTGTGCACCCCGCATAGCTGGGTGATGGCGCTGGACGCCGCGACCGGCAAGGTCAAGTGGAAGTTCGACCCGCACCCGGCCACCGCCGACCTGGCGAAGAACGTCTATCTGGCCTGCCGTGGCGTCAGCTATTATCGGATTCCCGATGACATCCAGACCAGTTGCCGCACGCGCATCTATTCGCCGGTCGCCGACGTGCGCATGGTCGCGCTGGATGCCGAAACGGGCAAGCCGTGCGAGGATTTCGGCGATCATGGCTTCATTTCCATGCGCGATTACCTGGGCCATGTGCCGCATGGCTTCCATTTCATCACCTCGCCCCCGATGGTCGCCAAGAACCGCCTGATCACCGGCGGCTGGATCTTCGACAACCAGGCCAATTTCGAGCCCTCGGGCGCCATCCGCGCCTTTGACGCCACCACCGGTGCCATCGCCTGGGCCTGGGACGCCGGCCACACGCCGGAAACCTGGACGCCCGGCCCGAACGACGTGCTGACGCGCGACACCCCGAATGCCTGGGGCGTCTATACGGCCGACCTCAACCTGGGGCTGGTCTACATCCCCACGGGCAACTCGCCGCCCGACAACTGGGGCGGTTCGCGCCGTCCGTTCGACGACGCCACGTCGTCGGCGACCATCGCGCTGGACATCGTGACGGGTGAACGCCGCTGGACCTACCAGACCGTGCATCACGACCTGTGGGACATGGACATTCCCTCCGGCCCGTCCATGGTCGACCTGCCCGGGCAGAACGGCGAGAGCGTCCCGGCACTGGTGCAGAGCACGAAGCGCGGCGAATTCTTCGTCCTCGACCGCCGCACCGGCCAGCCGGTTCCGGGCTATCCGGTGGAAGAGCGCCCCGTTCCCACGGCCGGCCACGCGCCGGACGACCGTGTCTCTCCGACACAGCCGTACCCCGCCGCCATGCCCAGCCTGACGCCCGCCAACCTGAAGGAGAGCGACATGTGGGGCGCGACGCTGCTGGACCAGATGCTCTGCCGGATCGAGTATCGCCAGTCGGCCTATGAAGGCCAGTTCACGCCGCCCCATGTGGGCAAGACGACCATCGTCTATCCGGCGTTCTACGGCGTCGTCGACTGGCAGGGCATCACGATCGACCCCCAGCGGAAGATCCTGCTGGCCAATGCCAGCTACCTGCCGTTCCGCATCAGGCTGGAAAAGCGCCAGACGCTGGAAGCCCCGGGGACCCTGCCGAAATGGAATGGCCAGGGCGAGGAACCCGCGGCCAAGGGCGACGCCCTGTCCGTGTCGCCGGATTACGGCACGCCCTATATCGCCTATACCAACCCGTGGCTGAACCCGCTGCAGATTCCCTGCAAGGGCCCGGTCTGGGGCACGCTGACCGCGATCGACCTGGTGACGAAGAAGATCGTCTGGCAGCACCCGGTCGGCACGACGCGCGATACGGGCCCGTTCCGGACCCACAACAACCTGCCCCTGCCGACCGGCATGTATAATATCGGCGGCAATATCGTGACCAAGGGCGGCGTGGTGTTCATGGGCGCCACGGCGGACGACTACCTGCGTGCCTTCGACCTGGCGACCGGCCAGGTCATCTGGCGCGACCGCCTGCCGGCGGGGGGCCAGGCCACCCCCATGTCCTACGAGGTCGGCGGCAAGCAGTACGTCCTGATGGCCGCCGGCGGCCATGGCGGGCTGGGAACGCGCAGCGGCGACTACATCATCGCCTACACGCTCGACGGCACGCAGGGCGCGACGGTCCAGTAA
- a CDS encoding DUF4112 domain-containing protein → MTDEVMRRLRRIRRLAWLLDAAVRVPGTRFRLGAASLVGLFPAAGSLVLGMVSLSIVWQAWRMGVPRVLLMRMIVNVALETLVDTVPLAGDAFDTVFKANMRNVALVERYLNVGPGPWRE, encoded by the coding sequence GTGACCGACGAGGTCATGCGTCGCCTGCGGCGCATCCGGCGTCTGGCGTGGCTGCTCGATGCCGCCGTGCGCGTGCCGGGCACGCGCTTTCGCCTTGGCGCGGCCTCGCTGGTCGGACTGTTCCCCGCTGCGGGCAGCCTGGTGCTGGGGATGGTTTCGCTGTCCATCGTCTGGCAGGCGTGGCGGATGGGCGTGCCGCGGGTGCTGCTGATGCGCATGATTGTGAACGTGGCGCTGGAAACCCTGGTGGATACCGTGCCGCTGGCCGGGGATGCGTTCGATACGGTGTTCAAGGCCAACATGCGCAACGTGGCGCTGGTCGAACGCTATCTGAACGTCGGTCCCGGACCGTGGCGGGAATAA